A stretch of DNA from Coccidioides posadasii str. Silveira chromosome 1, complete sequence:
GGGAGAAAAAGGGAGGGAAGGTGGAGAAATGGAAAGGGCAAGGAGAGTGAATGAGTTATTTATCGTGAGGTGCGGAGAACGGCTTCTTCAAGGACGAGGTCTTAAAGCGGTCCATGTATTGTAGGTAcagtatgtacggagtatatagTAGGATAGGAGGCAGGTGGGTGTTGCGACGGTTACGTTGGCCGAAGAGTTTTGTATATACGGTGGAATACTGGAGATTAGGTTTATTTCCTGATAACAGGAATTTATAATGTAAATATATCGTTGAGTGTGATGCTGCTTCAAATGTTGGATATACACTCAATCTTAGTTCCTGGCATTCTAGCCTTGATAGTCCTATCAAGAGCATATTCTGTGATATCCAAGAATGAAGATAATCTATCAGTGTATATCATATACAGAGAAGAAATTATCGCATCAAAACAAGGCATAAAGAGGGGGATAGGTTGCGACTTGAAGGCATTCTGCGTTAGGAGACCATCACCATCAAAATGCCAATATGGTTTTGCTTCAATTTTTCTATCATGTCGTaagatttttcattttctctgCAAATCCCAGTCTGATCCGGGCTGGGAAAGCAGGTAACAAAGAGTCGTAAGAGAGTGCAGGAGAGGCGAGAGCAAGTCAATAATCATTTAGACTGAGTCGCAAGGACAACACAATCAGACAATCTACATGGCATGCATGCAATCATGGGATATCAAACAGAGGCTTCAACTTTTTGATCAATGCCCATTCGTCCATAGAGACATCCGATCGATAGAATTCCTTCAATGTATCAATACTCTGTCTGGAAATGAGCGAGTAAAGCACGTCCTTCTCCTCCAATTGACGGCCATAAGCTGGTTGGTTAGGACCTTCAATTTTGACAGCAACAGACGGCTGACCCTTCTTGCACATAGGAATCTGCTTGTGTTCACGTTCGATAGATTGCCTTGAAGATATATGTCAGTTACAATCACAATGCACAGCAGGGAGATGTTCACATACACTCTTCCTAAATTAAATATTTCTTTGGCGCCAGTCACAGGGTTAGTCTTGACAGCAGCAATCGGTGTGAGCAGTCGCAGATTGCCCTCGATCACATCAACACCAATGACAATAGGATCCTTCCTGTTAAATATAACAGAAGGCTGCAGAACACAAGGAAACACTGCCAGAAGTTTTGcttcctcctttttcttggTAGAAAGTTCTTCCATATGCTTTGTAAAGTCATCAAATAGATGGTAGATAATATCGGCGGTGAAGATCTTTACGCCAACTTCATCTGCGTAGGCTTGTGCTTCCCTGTCGACCTTAACATCAAAGCAAAGCATAACAGCAAATTGCTTGGCCTTTTCTAACATAGTGCCTGCACGCATCACGTCACGTTTATACACAGGACCAATAGAGATATTTGCCACAGGAATTTTGGATACTTTAAGGAACTCAAGAAGGGCTTCAAGAGAACCAAGAGTCGACGCCTGGACGCTGACTCCACGATTATCTTTAGAGACCTTGCTGAGGAGGTTTTCCAAATCAGACATGACCTCGTCTTCCAAGTCctcttcatcgtcgtcgGGTCCAACCACCAAGAGTCTAGATCCAGCAATAGCATGTTCTAGGTCGTTGGCAGCGATCTTGACACCCAATGCAGCTTTAACTTCCTTGTTATGAACATACTGCGATTTGATACGAAGTTCTTTGAGAGGAGCAGGTGTTAAAAGCGCTCGTATGTTCGTCGCTATAGGACCGTTGAGACCACAAAGTACTATTCGGTCGCCTTCGCGAAGAATACCGTTTGACAAAACGACGTCAATGGTGGTACCAAGACCTTCAATGACCTTGACTTCAAGGACAGTGCATTCAACTTCTGACAGATACATCAACTTGTTTGTCATGCGTTCCTGCGTGAGAGTAACAAGAAGCTTCAAGAGGTCGGGAACACCTTCTCCGGTATGAGCTGAAGTAGGAACCAAGGAGACGTTGCGAGCCATGGATTTGTTTTCCCAGAATAGCTCGGAGTTGAACCCTTGCTCAGCAAAGGCGAGTTTAGTCTTATTAAGACGATCACGGAATTCGTTCTGGACGCCCTTATTCTGAAGCGCCAAGCTGTCCTGGAAGCCATTGTTATCAATTTTCTTCCAGCCGTAGAGACGATCAATTTTGTTCAATGCAACGATGAATGGCGTTTTTCTATCTCTCAGCAATCTCATGGACTCAAGGGTCTGTGGTTCGAGTCCGTGCATAAtatcaacaaccaaaatgGCAATGTTGCAGAGTGACGAGCCCCGAGAGCGCAAGTTGGAGAAGGACTCGTGACCAGGTGTATCAATAATCAGTAAACCGGGGACTTTGAACTCGAATTTGCCATCCTTGTTGACGACAGCGGTTTTCTGCTTAAGGGCTTCTGAGGGGAAGTAGGTAGCACCGATTTGTTGAGTGATACCACCAGCTTCTCCTTCCTGGACGTTGGTCTGTCGAATCTTATCAAGCAGCTTCGTCTTCCCTGTATCGACGTGTCCAAGAATACAGCAAATGGGAGATCGCAAGTGGTCTTTGGATCGAGCTGCCAGGGCCTCTTCATGCTGCTTCCTTCTTCGCTCAGCGGCTTCTGCTTTCCTCTGGGCTATAGCTCGTTGTGATGCAGTTCCCTCTTCCTCGGATTCCTCAGACTCGGACTCTTCTGGGGAGCCATCGGTAGGTTTCTGCCGCGTCGGCAATTCCACTTTTCCATCTGCGGCATTTGGGGATA
This window harbors:
- a CDS encoding uncharacterized protein (EggNog:ENOG410PFVW~COG:J~BUSCO:2637at33183), translating into MPPKKKGNKKQQDDWEAELGESITPTNGQPDNAAESNATPNEDDDEMGGGLLAALRKNKNRKAKKGKAVNNDFVEGEDPTAGLESKEPEEATFDEDDVFAGTAKKPKPTAKDEPSKQKTKDAEEGGKVKSKKEKEKEKKEREKQRKKEQAAKKKAQGPAATPAPKAEPAKAAEPEPKAEPTSAPETTGKKRKVPAHLAAIQRQQELLRKQQEEQERLAAEEQAKEEERLRKIEEEERKKEEARQKKKEKEREKKEQLRREGKLLTKAQKEAKERNEIRMKQLLAAGGKVAGLEQDSEPVEKKKPVYDNRKRRGPRGREEVDLEAAAARAEAQRQAEEEERKKREEEEKAAAEAAAKAKEEESDDGIKDSWDAPSSDEEEEAEAEADKEPSAKLSPNAADGKVELPTRQKPTDGSPEESESEESEEEGTASQRAIAQRKAEAAERRRKQHEEALAARSKDHLRSPICCILGHVDTGKTKLLDKIRQTNVQEGEAGGITQQIGATYFPSEALKQKTAVVNKDGKFEFKVPGLLIIDTPGHESFSNLRSRGSSLCNIAILVVDIMHGLEPQTLESMRLLRDRKTPFIVALNKIDRLYGWKKIDNNGFQDSLALQNKGVQNEFRDRLNKTKLAFAEQGFNSELFWENKSMARNVSLVPTSAHTGEGVPDLLKLLVTLTQERMTNKLMYLSEVECTVLEVKVIEGLGTTIDVVLSNGILREGDRIVLCGLNGPIATNIRALLTPAPLKELRIKSQYVHNKEVKAALGVKIAANDLEHAIAGSRLLVVGPDDDEEDLEDEVMSDLENLLSKVSKDNRGVSVQASTLGSLEALLEFLKVSKIPVANISIGPVYKRDVMRAGTMLEKAKQFAVMLCFDVKVDREAQAYADEVGVKIFTADIIYHLFDDFTKHMEELSTKKKEEAKLLAVFPCVLQPSVIFNRKDPIVIGVDVIEGNLRLLTPIAAVKTNPVTGAKEIFNLGRVQSIEREHKQIPMCKKGQPSVAVKIEGPNQPAYGRQLEEKDVLYSLISRQSIDTLKEFYRSDVSMDEWALIKKLKPLFDIP